One Hypomesus transpacificus isolate Combined female unplaced genomic scaffold, fHypTra1 scaffold_234, whole genome shotgun sequence genomic region harbors:
- the angptl3 gene encoding angiopoietin-related protein 3, translating to MKLVCLLLLVSVVTAAPGVKSPGVESPTLPSQDLTPPPTEAKSRFAMLDDVRLLANGLLQLGQSLREFVHKTKAQINDIFQKLNIFDRSFYQLSVVTSEIKEEEEELKKTTSFLKANNEEIKNLSLEINQKMNSILQDRSQLQNKVGGLEEKLKGLSQSMIPAEQLNEVASLKEVIEAQERTISDLLRAVGEQHDQLNHQKSKIKTLEEKFSDTDFQETVEKTSDQDMLSSFDYLTGNSTGLDTSELPVDCSELFDRGQRNSGVYPVKPNQSEPFNVYCEMNSDGGSTVVQHRDGGVVDFDQTWERYENGFGSLERDFWLGLRKIQALASQGASILRVELEDWKEERRTMEYQITLEGPSAHYTLHLTHLSGDLPDAMATQTGMKFSTKDRVNHNEPASSCDRDHSGGWWSSPCDRTNLNGRYLWGRSKGGSLGRKGILWRPGTGTSYSLKSTKMSLRPATLAASFH from the exons ATGAAGCTTGTGTGCCTGTTGTTGCTGGTGAGTGTGGTCACGGCTGCTCCTGGTGTGAAGTCTCCTGGGGTGGAGAGTCCCACGCTACCCTCCCAGgacctgacacccccccccacagaagCCAAATCCCGCTTCGCCATGCTGGACGACGTCCGACTGCTGGCCAACGGGCTTCTCCAGCTGGGTCAGAGCCTCAGGGAGTTTGTGCATAAGACCAAGGCTCAGATCAACGACATCTTCCAGAAGCTCAACATCTTCGACCGGTCCTTCTATCAGCTTTCTGTGGTCACCTCGGAGatcaaggaggaggaagaggagctgaagaagaccACGTCCTTCCTCAAAGCCAACAACGAGGAGATCAAGAACCTGTCGCTGGAAATCAACCAGAAGATGAACAGCATCCTGCAGGACAGGAGCCAGCTGCAGAACAAGGTGGGAGGCCTGGAGGAGAAGCTGAAGGGACTGTCGCAGAGCATGATTCCCGCGGAGCAGCTCAACGAGGTTGCCTCGCTCAAG GAGGTGATAGAGGCTCAGGAGAGGACGATCTCGGACCTGCTGAGGGCAGTCGGAGAGCAACACGACCAGCTCAACCACCAGAAGAGCAAGATCAAGACTCTGGAGGAAAAA TTTAGCGACACAGATTTCCAAGAGACGGTAGAGAAAACGTCTGACCAAGACATGCTGTCCTCGTTCGATTATCTGACGGGGAACTCAACTGGCCTAGACACGAGTG AGCTGCCCGTGGACTGTAGCGAGCTGTTTGACCGAGGGCAGAGGAACAGCGGGGTGTATCCCGTCAAACCAAACCAGTCGGAACCGTTCAACGTGTACTGTGAAATGAACTCAG ATGGAGGATCGACTGTCGTCCAGCACAGAGACGGAGGGGTGGTGGACTTTGATCAGACATGGGAGAGATATGAGAACGGCTTTGGCAGTTTGGAAA GAGATTTCTGGCTAGGCCTCCGGAAGATCCAGGCCCTTGCCAGTCAGGGGGCGTCCATATTGCgtgtggagctggaggactggaaggAAGAGAGGCGCACTATGGAGTACCAGATCACCCTGGAAGGCCCTTCTGCTCACTACACCCTCCACCTCACTCACTTGTCTGGAGACCTGCCCGACGCCATGGCAACCCAAACCGGCATGAAATTCTCTACAAAGGACAGGGTCAACCACAACGAGCCGGCCTCCAGCTGCGATCGCGACCACTCCG GCGGATGGTGGTCCAGCCCCTGCGACCGTACCAACCTGAACGGCAGGTACCTGTGGGGGAGGTCTAAAGGCGGCTCCCTGGGCAGGAAAGGGATCTTATGGAGGCCCGGGACTGGAACCTCCTATTCTCTCAAGTCGACCAAGATGTCGTTACGCCCAGCGACCTTGGCCGCAAGCTTTCACTGA